A stretch of the Aegilops tauschii subsp. strangulata cultivar AL8/78 chromosome 4, Aet v6.0, whole genome shotgun sequence genome encodes the following:
- the LOC120962882 gene encoding B3 domain-containing protein Os03g0212300-like, giving the protein MAGFEGFKFFEIVIEKSCSRQRLPDKFAKMLAGREPHKVKLREVGSGLRRLWDVLVVFDGEGHMYLGPAWDHFARAHELQLGHFLVFRYDGDAMFTVKMFDNTMCHMQWEQQRG; this is encoded by the exons ATGGCTGGCTTCGAAGGTTTCAAGTTCTTTGAGATCGTAATTGAGAAATCTTGCAGCAGGCAG AGGCTGCCTGACAAGTTTGCGAAGATGCTCGCCGGCCGTGAGCCCCACAAAGTGAAGCTGCGGGAGGTCGGCAGCGGGcttcgcaggctgtgggacgtgtTGGTGGTGTTCGATGGCGAAGGCCACATGTACCTAGGGCCCGCCTGGGATCATTTCGCCCGCGCCCATGAGCTACAGCTTGGGCACTTCCTTGTCTTCCGCTACGACGGCGACGCCATGTTCACCGTGAAGATGTTCGACAACACCATGTGCCACAT gcaatgggagcagcaacgGGGATGA